From Chaetodon trifascialis isolate fChaTrf1 chromosome 1, fChaTrf1.hap1, whole genome shotgun sequence, one genomic window encodes:
- the LOC139329989 gene encoding CD151 antigen-like encodes MGVYEEKKETCGTICLKYLLFTFNFLFWLAGGVVMAVGVWTLVEKSDYISLLSSKTYAASAYILVLAGAIVMVTGVLGCCATFKEQRRLLRVYFVLLLCIFLLEILAGVLAYIYYQQLNEELKQNLRETMTQKYQQNSHEQITRAVDKLQQEFKCCGSNSSSDWAESVWIRSRDANSRMVPDSCCKTPTELCGRRDHPSNIYKVEGGCITKLEKFILDHLKIIGAVGVGIACVQIIGMVFTCCLYRSLKAEPY; translated from the exons ATGGGGGTGTACgaggagaaaaaggaaacatgtGGAACCATCTGCCTGAAGTACCTCCTGTTTACGTTCAACTTTCTCTTTTGG TTGGCAGGGGGCGTTGTGATGGCGGTGGGTGTTTGGACCTTGGTTGAGAAGAGCGACTACATCAGCCTTCTCTCCTCCAAGACCTACGCTGCCTCCGCCTACATACTGGTCCTGGCTGGAGCCATCGTCATGGTAACAGGCGTGCTGGGCTGCTGTGCCACCTtcaaggagcagaggaggctaCTGCGAGTG tactttgtcctgctgctgtgtatCTTCCTGTTGGAGATCCTGGCTGGCGTTCTGGCTTATATCTACTACCAGCag TTGAATGAGGAGCTGAAGCAGAATCTGAGGGAGACCATGACCCAGAAGTATCAACAGAACAGCCATGAGCAGATCACCAGGGCCGTAgacaagctgcagcaggag tTCAAGTGCTGTGGCAGCAACAGTTCATCTGACTGGGCTGAGAGCGTGTGGATTCGCTCCAGAGACGCAAACAGCAGAATGGTGCCTGACAGCTGCTGTAAGACTCCCACTGAGCTCTGCGGCCGCAGGGACCACCCATCCAACATCTACAAGGTGGAG GGCGGCTGCATCACCAAACTGGAAAAATTCATCCTGGACCATCTGAAGATCATCGGAGCAGTGGGTGTTGGGATtgcgtgtgtgcag ATCATAGGGATGGTGTTTACATGCTGCCTATATCGAAGTCTAAAGGCAGAGCCATACTAA